AACGCGATCATCGAGCGCGGCTACGTCACCACCCGCATCCTTGCCGCACCACAGGACCTGAAGACCGGCGTGCTGATGCTCACGGTCGTGCCAGGGCGGGTCAACGCCATCCGCTTCGCGGACGGAGAAGGCCGTACCCCCACCCTCTGGAATGCGATGCCGGTGACGCGTGGCGAGGTGCTGAACCTGCGTGACATCGAGCAGGCGCTGGAGAACCTGCAGCGCGTGCCGACCGCCTCGGTGGACATACAGATCGCGCCACCGGCCGATGGCGCGGCCGCCAAACCCGGCGAAAGCGACCTGGTGATCAGCTGGAAGCAGGCGCGTCCGGTACGCGTCAACCTGACCCTGGACGATGCCGGCAGCCAGAGCACGGGCAAGATGCAGGCCGGTGCCACGGTGTCGGTGGACAACCCTGCGGGCCTGAGCGATCTGTTCTACGTCAACGTGGGCAGATCGCTGTTCAACGGCAGCGAACGTGGCACCGACAGTTGGGCGGCGCACTACAGCGTACCGCTGGGCGGTTGGCTGCTGGGTGCCAACGCCAGCAAGTACGACTATGAGCAGACCGTTGCCGGTGCGTTCGAGAACTACGTCTACAGCGGCTCCAGCCGCAATGCGGAACTGCGGCTGACCCGCATGCTGTTCCGCAACGCGCATGCCAAGACCAGCATGTACGCGCGTGGCTGGTACCGCGAATCGGACAACTTCATCAACGATACCGAGATCGAAGTGCAGCGCCGGCGTATGGCCGGCTGGGAGCTGGGCCTGGGCCACCGTCACTTCATCGGCAAGGCGACACTGGATGTGAACCTGGCGTACCGCAAGGGTACCGGTGCCTTCAACGCGTTGCGTGCGCCGGAAGAGGCGTTTGGCGAAGGCACGGCGCATGGCCGCATCTATACCGCGGACGCGCAGCTGGTCCTGCCGCTGCAGTGGGGCAAGCAGAGCCTGCGCTACATCGGCAGCTGGCGTGCGCAGTGGAACCGCTCGCCATTGGTGCCGCAGGACCGGTTCTCCATTGGTGGCCGCTACACCGTGCGTGGCTTTGATGGCGAAATGTCGCTGACCGGTGAGCGTGGCTGGTTGCTGCGCAATGAAGTGGGCGTGCCCCTGGGCGGCGGCGTGGAGGCCTACGTCGCCGTTGATCACGGGCGTGTCGCCGGCCCGTCCACGGCCCGACTGCTGGGCGACCGGCTCACCGGTACGGCCCTCGGGCTTCGCGGTGGCACCCGCCACATCAACTGGGATGCGTTCGTCGGCAGCCCGCTGTCCAAGCCGCGTGGCTTCCAGACCGCCTACACCACCTTCGGAATGAACCTGGGCGTCTCGTTCTGACGCCTGCACATGACCGGCCTGCGCAGTCCCCTGCGCGGCCAACACGATGCCGCAGCCTGCTGCGCATACAACCCAACAGCACCGAAAGGAATCAGCGCCGTGAACAAAGTCTACCGTCTGGTCTTCAACCGTACGCTCGGCGTCATGCAGGTCGCCTCCGAGCTGGTCAACGCTGCACACGGCGGGGTAGACCACCGCGGCGGCAATACCGTCGGCACCCTGCGGCCGATCAGTTTCGCGCTCTGGCTGGTGCTGGGCTGGGTGGGATTGGTGCAGCCGCTGTCCGCGCAGCAGGCGCCGGCCGATCCCGGCCGTATTGCCGCCGACCCCGGCGCACCGGCAAACCAGCGCCCGACGGTGATCACCTCGGCCAACGGCACGCCGCAGGTGAACATCACCACGCCCAGCGCCGGCGGTGTGTCGCGCAACACCTACCAGCAGTTCGACGTCGGCCAGCAGGGTGTCATCCTCAACAACTCGCGCGGCGACGTGCAGACCCAGCTGGGTGGCTGGGTGCAGGGCAATCCGTGGCTGGCCACCGGTACCGCGCGTGTCATCCTCAACGAGGTCAACAGCAGCAACCCCAGCCACCTCAATGGCTACGTGGAGGTCGCGGGTGCGCGGGCGCAGGTGGTCATCGCCAACCCGGCCGGCATCCAGGTCAATGGCGCAGGCTTCCTCAACGCCAGCCGGGTGACCCTCACCACCGGCACGCCGATCGTCACCAATGGCGTGCTGGACGGGTATCGCGTGGAAGGCGGCAGCATCGGAGTCGGTGGTGCAGGCCTGGATACCAGTCGCGCCGACTACACCGACATCATCACCCGTTCGTTGCAGGTCAACGCCGGCATCTGGGCCAACCAGCTGCAGGCCAGCCTGGGAAGCAACGTGGTCAGTGCCGACCACAGCAGTGTCCAGGCGCAGAAGCCGGCTTCTGCGGCGCCCGTCTTCGCGCTGGACGTGGGCGCACTGGGCGGCATGTACGCCAATCGGATCTGGCTGGTCGGCAACGAACACGGCGTGGGCGTGCGCAACGCCGGCAAGATCGGCGCGCAGGCCGGTGAACTGGTGGTCACCGCCGATGGCCGGCTGGAGAATGTCGGCGCGATGCATGCGCAGCAGGACACCCGCATCGACGCCAGCGGCGGGATTGCCAATGCCGGCACGCTCAGTGCCGAGCGCGAGCTGCGCGTGCAGACCCCGGTAGACGTCGACAATAGTGGTGGCACGCTCAATGCGCGCCGCATCGAAGTGAACGCCGATGCGCTGCGCAATCGTGGCGGCAGCATTGAACAGCTCGGAACGCAGGCGCTGCAGCTGCAGGCGGCCGATGTCAGCAATCTGCAGGGCCGCATCGGCAACGTGGCCAGCGTCTCGCCGGGTACCGGCACCGGTACCCCGCCTGGCACCGGTACGCCCGGAACCGGGACGCCGGGTACGGGCAATCCGGGCACCGGCGCGCCCGGCACGGGTACCCCGGGCACCGGCTCTCCGGGCACCGGCACCCCGCCGGTCACGCCGCTCCCGCCCCTGGCAACCGGCATGCTCAACATCGCCGGAACCCTGAGCAACGACGGTGGCCGCATTGAAGCCAGCGGTGACCTGCAGCTCAGCGCCCGCAACAGCCTCGACAACAGCGACGGTACGCTGGGCGCCAGTACCCTGCAGGTACAGGGACAGGCGCTGCGCAACATGCGCGGCACCCTGCAGGTCCAGGGACAGGCGCTGCGCAACATGCGCGGCACCCTGCAGGTCCAGGGTGCGGCCAGCGCGCAGGTGCAGCAGCTGGACAACAGCGCCGGCCGCATGACCTTCGCCCGTGGCTTCGAGTTGAAGGCGCAGTCGGCGATCAATCGTGGCGGCAGCCTTGCCCACGGTGGCAGCGCGGCGACGACCTGGACGATCGGTCAGCTCGACAACGGCGAGGGCAGCATCTCCAGCAATGCCACGCGCCTGGGTCTGGACATCGGCACCCTGGTCAACACGAAGGGCAACATCAACCACGCCGGCAGCGAAGGGCTACTGCTGCGAGCGGAGGTACTGGAGGGTGTACAGGGCAGCATCGCTACCGCAGGCGCGGCAGACCTGCTGCTGGGTCGTGCCGACCACCGCGGCGCGCAGCTGGTCGCCCGCCAGCTCGAGCTGACGGCACGGGATTTCGACAACCGTGGTGGCCGCGTGCTGTCCACCGGCCAGCAGGCCAGTACGCTCAGCGTGCGCAATCATCTGGACAACAGCGACGGTGGCCTGCTGGCCAGCAATGCCGACCTGCAGATCGACGCAGCATCCTTTGGCAATGCCGCAGGTACCGTGCAGCAGGCGGGTACCGGCAACCTGCGCATCACCACCGCCAACCTGCAGGGCCAGGGCGGCACCGTCCTCAGCAACGGTACCCTGCAGCTGCACGGCGATACCCTCAACCTGCGCAATGGCACCACCGCTGCACAGCGCATCGATGTGCGTGCCGGCGACCTGACCACCGCGGGCGGCACGCTGACCTCGACGGGCAGTGATGCATTGCGCCTGCAGGTCGCGCGCACCCTGGACAACAGCGGCGGCACCGTGGGTGCCAATGGTGCGCTGGACATCAACGGCGGCACCGTCATCAACGATGGCGGCAAGCTGATCGCCGCAGGCACCGGCACCAGCCGCATCCATGCCAGCCAGCGGCTGCAGAACCAGCGCGGCCTGCTGTCCGGCAATGGCGACCTGGACATCACGGCCGATGGCCTGCTGAACGAGGGCGGCAGCATCGACCACGCCGGCACCGGCACGCTGAAGATCAACGCGAC
This genomic window from Stenotrophomonas maltophilia contains:
- a CDS encoding ShlB/FhaC/HecB family hemolysin secretion/activation protein, translating into MEQGRKVRSRVLQWRLSVGVALAITGLQAPAWAQTVSPEQELLRQQERERVLREQQESTPDVRLQPATEDLGRLPVDESPCFTITTIALQGELADRFRWALAAADPRSNPATGRCLGTAGVDIVMKRVQNAIIERGYVTTRILAAPQDLKTGVLMLTVVPGRVNAIRFADGEGRTPTLWNAMPVTRGEVLNLRDIEQALENLQRVPTASVDIQIAPPADGAAAKPGESDLVISWKQARPVRVNLTLDDAGSQSTGKMQAGATVSVDNPAGLSDLFYVNVGRSLFNGSERGTDSWAAHYSVPLGGWLLGANASKYDYEQTVAGAFENYVYSGSSRNAELRLTRMLFRNAHAKTSMYARGWYRESDNFINDTEIEVQRRRMAGWELGLGHRHFIGKATLDVNLAYRKGTGAFNALRAPEEAFGEGTAHGRIYTADAQLVLPLQWGKQSLRYIGSWRAQWNRSPLVPQDRFSIGGRYTVRGFDGEMSLTGERGWLLRNEVGVPLGGGVEAYVAVDHGRVAGPSTARLLGDRLTGTALGLRGGTRHINWDAFVGSPLSKPRGFQTAYTTFGMNLGVSF